From one Eriocheir sinensis breed Jianghai 21 chromosome 58, ASM2467909v1, whole genome shotgun sequence genomic stretch:
- the LOC126985067 gene encoding putative protein TPRXL isoform X13 — protein sequence MGHKASCEKANVVVSLREGLCRPDTLRVSYRSGGSLRRQREIASFTFPGTGWWCAEGIAACEAEGGLSMPLATLKQKDGNRTVHLRCDSSRGTLIKGSMTLGRFLDNLNFLHFSLYCDAGDSSAAYTSMRCNGQRCVEAARPPMNHQPNSVKEASDPTKASTTQAGDGSAITKASSTQAGDGSAITKASTAQAGDGSAITKASTTQAGDGSAITKASSTQAGDGSAITKASSTQAGDGSAITKASSTQAGDGSAITKASSTQAGDGSAITKASSTQAGDGSAITKASSIQAGDVTAITKASSTQAGDVTAITKASTTQAGDGSAPTPSSGDKVDDVEEDSVVMTPASKCEVNSVSKPSGTAPDYTNQTRRRRKAKKPKRPAVDRDAVIPKRRSAPQTWADAFVDGTAICAIIVSGVLAYWTYW from the exons atgggtCACAAAGCATCCTGCGAGAAAGCGAACGTGGTTGTTAGCCTGCGAGAAGGCCTGTGCAGGCCGGACACCTTGAGGGTGTCTTACAGGAGCGGCGGCTCCCTCAGGAGGCAGCGGGAGATTGCCTCCTTTACCTTCCCCGGGACCGGCTGGTGGTGCGCCGAGGGGATAGCGGCGTGTGAGGCCGAGGGCGGCCTGAGCATGCCTTTGGCCACACTCAAGCAAAAGGACGGCAACAGGACCGTCCACCTGCGCTGCGACTCCAGCAGGGGGACCCTGATAAAGGGATCGATGACTTTGGGCAGATTCCTTGATAACCTCAACTTCCTGCACTTTTCGTTGTACTGTGACGCCGGAGACTCAAGCGCCGCCTACACGAGCATGCGGTGCAACGGGCAGCGCTGCGTTGAGGCCGCGCGGCCCCCAATGAATCACCAGCCAAATAGCGTGAAAGAAGCCAGTGACCCCACCAAAGCCTCAACCACCCAGGCAGGTGATGGCAGCGCCATCACCAAGGCCTCATCAACCCAGGCAGGTGATGGCAGCGCCATCACCAAAGCCTCAACTGCCCAGGCAGGTGATGGCAGCGCCATCACCAAAGCCTCAACTACCCAGGCAGGTGATGGCAGCGCCATCACCAAGGCCTCATCAACCCAGGCAGGTGATGGCAGCGCCATCACCAAGGCCTCATCAACCCAGGCAGGTGATGGCAGCGCCATCACCAAGGCCTCATCAACCCAGGCAGGTGATGGCAGCGCCATCACCAAGGCCTCATCAACCCAGGCAG GTGATGGCAGCGCCATCACCAAGGCCTCATCAACCCAGGCAGGTGATGGCAGCGCCATCACCAAGGCCTCATCAATACAGGCAG GTGATGTCACCGCCATCACCAAGGCCTCATCAACCCAGGCAGGTGATGTCACCGCCATCACCAAAGCCTCAACCACCCAGGCAGGTGATGGCAGCGCCCCAACCCCTTCCTCAGGTGACAAGGTCGATGATGTGGAGGAAGACAGTGTGGTGATGACCCCGGCCTCGAAATGTGAGGTCAATTCTGTGAGCAAACCCAGCGGCACGGCCCCGGACTACACCAACCAGACTCGACGCCGCCGGAAGGCCAAGAAGCCCAAACGACCTGCCGTGGATAGGGACGCCGTGATTCCCAAGAGACGCAGCGCGCCGCAAACATGGGCGGACGCATTTGTGGACGGCACGGCGATCTGTGCCATCATCGTGTCCGGCGTCCTGGCGTACTGGACGTACTGGTGA
- the LOC126985067 gene encoding putative protein TPRXL isoform X32: protein MGHKASCEKANVVVSLREGLCRPDTLRVSYRSGGSLRRQREIASFTFPGTGWWCAEGIAACEAEGGLSMPLATLKQKDGNRTVHLRCDSSRGTLIKGSMTLGRFLDNLNFLHFSLYCDAGDSSAAYTSMRCNGQRCVEAARPPMNHQPNSVKEASDPTKASTTQAGDGSAITKASSTQAGDGSAITKASTAQAGDGSAITKASTTQAGDGSAITKASSTQAGDGSAITKASSTQAGDGSAITKASSIQAGDVTAITKASSTQAGDVTAITKASSTQAGDVTAITKASTTQAGDGSAPTPSSGDKVDDVEEDSVVMTPASKCEVNSVSKPSGTAPDYTNQTRRRRKAKKPKRPAVDRDAVIPKRRSAPQTWADAFVDGTAICAIIVSGVLAYWTYW, encoded by the exons atgggtCACAAAGCATCCTGCGAGAAAGCGAACGTGGTTGTTAGCCTGCGAGAAGGCCTGTGCAGGCCGGACACCTTGAGGGTGTCTTACAGGAGCGGCGGCTCCCTCAGGAGGCAGCGGGAGATTGCCTCCTTTACCTTCCCCGGGACCGGCTGGTGGTGCGCCGAGGGGATAGCGGCGTGTGAGGCCGAGGGCGGCCTGAGCATGCCTTTGGCCACACTCAAGCAAAAGGACGGCAACAGGACCGTCCACCTGCGCTGCGACTCCAGCAGGGGGACCCTGATAAAGGGATCGATGACTTTGGGCAGATTCCTTGATAACCTCAACTTCCTGCACTTTTCGTTGTACTGTGACGCCGGAGACTCAAGCGCCGCCTACACGAGCATGCGGTGCAACGGGCAGCGCTGCGTTGAGGCCGCGCGGCCCCCAATGAATCACCAGCCAAATAGCGTGAAAGAAGCCAGTGACCCCACCAAAGCCTCAACCACCCAGGCAGGTGATGGCAGCGCCATCACCAAGGCCTCATCAACCCAGGCAGGTGATGGCAGCGCCATCACCAAAGCCTCAACTGCCCAGGCAGGTGATGGCAGCGCCATCACCAAAGCCTCAACTACCCAGGCAGGTGATGGCAGCGCCATCACCAAGGCCTCATCAACCCAGGCAGGTGATGGCAGCGCCATCACCAAGGCCTCATCAACCCAGGCAG GTGATGGCAGCGCCATCACCAAGGCCTCATCAATACAGGCAG GTGATGTCACCGCCATCACCAAGGCCTCATCAACCCAGGCAGGTGATGTCACCGCCATCACCAAGGCCTCATCAACCCAGGCAGGTGATGTCACCGCCATCACCAAAGCCTCAACCACCCAGGCAGGTGATGGCAGCGCCCCAACCCCTTCCTCAGGTGACAAGGTCGATGATGTGGAGGAAGACAGTGTGGTGATGACCCCGGCCTCGAAATGTGAGGTCAATTCTGTGAGCAAACCCAGCGGCACGGCCCCGGACTACACCAACCAGACTCGACGCCGCCGGAAGGCCAAGAAGCCCAAACGACCTGCCGTGGATAGGGACGCCGTGATTCCCAAGAGACGCAGCGCGCCGCAAACATGGGCGGACGCATTTGTGGACGGCACGGCGATCTGTGCCATCATCGTGTCCGGCGTCCTGGCGTACTGGACGTACTGGTGA
- the LOC126985067 gene encoding serine-rich adhesin for platelets-like isoform X3, producing MGHKASCEKANVVVSLREGLCRPDTLRVSYRSGGSLRRQREIASFTFPGTGWWCAEGIAACEAEGGLSMPLATLKQKDGNRTVHLRCDSSRGTLIKGSMTLGRFLDNLNFLHFSLYCDAGDSSAAYTSMRCNGQRCVEAARPPMNHQPNSVKEASDPTKASTTQAGDGSAITKASTAQAGDGSAITKASTTQAGDGSAITKASSTQAGDGSAITKASSTQAGDGSAITKASSTQAGDGSAITKASSTQAGDGSAITKASSTQAGDGSAITKASSIQAGDGSAITKASSIQAGDGSAITKASSTQAGDVTAITKASSTQAGDVTAITKASSTQAGDVTAITKASTTQAGDGSAPTPSSGDKVDDVEEDSVVMTPASKCEVNSVSKPSGTAPDYTNQTRRRRKAKKPKRPAVDRDAVIPKRRSAPQTWADAFVDGTAICAIIVSGVLAYWTYW from the exons atgggtCACAAAGCATCCTGCGAGAAAGCGAACGTGGTTGTTAGCCTGCGAGAAGGCCTGTGCAGGCCGGACACCTTGAGGGTGTCTTACAGGAGCGGCGGCTCCCTCAGGAGGCAGCGGGAGATTGCCTCCTTTACCTTCCCCGGGACCGGCTGGTGGTGCGCCGAGGGGATAGCGGCGTGTGAGGCCGAGGGCGGCCTGAGCATGCCTTTGGCCACACTCAAGCAAAAGGACGGCAACAGGACCGTCCACCTGCGCTGCGACTCCAGCAGGGGGACCCTGATAAAGGGATCGATGACTTTGGGCAGATTCCTTGATAACCTCAACTTCCTGCACTTTTCGTTGTACTGTGACGCCGGAGACTCAAGCGCCGCCTACACGAGCATGCGGTGCAACGGGCAGCGCTGCGTTGAGGCCGCGCGGCCCCCAATGAATCACCAGCCAAATAGCGTGAAAGAAGCCAGTGACCCCACCAAAGCCTCAACCACCCAGGCAG GTGATGGCAGCGCCATCACCAAAGCCTCAACTGCCCAGGCAGGTGATGGCAGCGCCATCACCAAAGCCTCAACTACCCAGGCAGGTGATGGCAGCGCCATCACCAAGGCCTCATCAACCCAGGCAGGTGATGGCAGCGCCATCACCAAGGCCTCATCAACCCAGGCAGGTGATGGCAGCGCCATCACCAAGGCCTCATCAACCCAGGCAGGTGATGGCAGCGCCATCACCAAGGCCTCATCAACCCAGGCAG GTGATGGCAGCGCCATCACCAAGGCCTCATCAACCCAGGCAGGTGATGGCAGCGCCATCACCAAGGCCTCATCAATACAGGCAG GTGATGGCAGCGCCATCACCAAGGCCTCATCAATACAGGCAGGTGATGGCAGCGCCATCACCAAGGCCTCATCAACCCAGGCAGGTGATGTCACCGCCATCACCAAGGCCTCATCAACCCAGGCAGGTGATGTCACCGCCATCACCAAGGCCTCATCAACCCAGGCAGGTGATGTCACCGCCATCACCAAAGCCTCAACCACCCAGGCAGGTGATGGCAGCGCCCCAACCCCTTCCTCAGGTGACAAGGTCGATGATGTGGAGGAAGACAGTGTGGTGATGACCCCGGCCTCGAAATGTGAGGTCAATTCTGTGAGCAAACCCAGCGGCACGGCCCCGGACTACACCAACCAGACTCGACGCCGCCGGAAGGCCAAGAAGCCCAAACGACCTGCCGTGGATAGGGACGCCGTGATTCCCAAGAGACGCAGCGCGCCGCAAACATGGGCGGACGCATTTGTGGACGGCACGGCGATCTGTGCCATCATCGTGTCCGGCGTCCTGGCGTACTGGACGTACTGGTGA
- the LOC126985067 gene encoding putative protein TPRXL isoform X35, with translation MGHKASCEKANVVVSLREGLCRPDTLRVSYRSGGSLRRQREIASFTFPGTGWWCAEGIAACEAEGGLSMPLATLKQKDGNRTVHLRCDSSRGTLIKGSMTLGRFLDNLNFLHFSLYCDAGDSSAAYTSMRCNGQRCVEAARPPMNHQPNSVKEASDPTKASTTQAGDGSAITKASSTQAGDGSAITKASTAQAGDGSAITKASTTQAGDGSAITKASSTQAGDGSAITKASSTQAGDGSAITKASSTQAGDGSAITKASSTQAGDGSAITKASSIQAGDVTAITKASTTQAGDGSAPTPSSGDKVDDVEEDSVVMTPASKCEVNSVSKPSGTAPDYTNQTRRRRKAKKPKRPAVDRDAVIPKRRSAPQTWADAFVDGTAICAIIVSGVLAYWTYW, from the exons atgggtCACAAAGCATCCTGCGAGAAAGCGAACGTGGTTGTTAGCCTGCGAGAAGGCCTGTGCAGGCCGGACACCTTGAGGGTGTCTTACAGGAGCGGCGGCTCCCTCAGGAGGCAGCGGGAGATTGCCTCCTTTACCTTCCCCGGGACCGGCTGGTGGTGCGCCGAGGGGATAGCGGCGTGTGAGGCCGAGGGCGGCCTGAGCATGCCTTTGGCCACACTCAAGCAAAAGGACGGCAACAGGACCGTCCACCTGCGCTGCGACTCCAGCAGGGGGACCCTGATAAAGGGATCGATGACTTTGGGCAGATTCCTTGATAACCTCAACTTCCTGCACTTTTCGTTGTACTGTGACGCCGGAGACTCAAGCGCCGCCTACACGAGCATGCGGTGCAACGGGCAGCGCTGCGTTGAGGCCGCGCGGCCCCCAATGAATCACCAGCCAAATAGCGTGAAAGAAGCCAGTGACCCCACCAAAGCCTCAACCACCCAGGCAGGTGATGGCAGCGCCATCACCAAGGCCTCATCAACCCAGGCAGGTGATGGCAGCGCCATCACCAAAGCCTCAACTGCCCAGGCAGGTGATGGCAGCGCCATCACCAAAGCCTCAACTACCCAGGCAGGTGATGGCAGCGCCATCACCAAGGCCTCATCAACCCAGGCAGGTGATGGCAGCGCCATCACCAAGGCCTCATCAACCCAGGCAGGTGATGGCAGCGCCATCACCAAGGCCTCATCAACCCAGGCAGGTGATGGCAGCGCCATCACCAAGGCCTCATCAACCCAGGCAG GTGATGGCAGCGCCATCACCAAGGCCTCATCAATACAGGCAG GTGATGTCACCGCCATCACCAAAGCCTCAACCACCCAGGCAGGTGATGGCAGCGCCCCAACCCCTTCCTCAGGTGACAAGGTCGATGATGTGGAGGAAGACAGTGTGGTGATGACCCCGGCCTCGAAATGTGAGGTCAATTCTGTGAGCAAACCCAGCGGCACGGCCCCGGACTACACCAACCAGACTCGACGCCGCCGGAAGGCCAAGAAGCCCAAACGACCTGCCGTGGATAGGGACGCCGTGATTCCCAAGAGACGCAGCGCGCCGCAAACATGGGCGGACGCATTTGTGGACGGCACGGCGATCTGTGCCATCATCGTGTCCGGCGTCCTGGCGTACTGGACGTACTGGTGA
- the LOC126985067 gene encoding uncharacterized protein LOC126985067 isoform X10: MGHKASCEKANVVVSLREGLCRPDTLRVSYRSGGSLRRQREIASFTFPGTGWWCAEGIAACEAEGGLSMPLATLKQKDGNRTVHLRCDSSRGTLIKGSMTLGRFLDNLNFLHFSLYCDAGDSSAAYTSMRCNGQRCVEAARPPMNHQPNSVKEASDPTKASTTQAGDGSAITKASSTQAGDGSAITKASTAQAGDGSAITKASTTQAGDGSAITKASSTQAGDGSAITKASSTQAGDGSAITKASSTQAGDGSAITKASSTQAGDGSAITKASSTQAGDGSAITKASSIQAGDGSAITKASSIQAGDVTAITKASSTQAGDVTAITKASTTQAGDGSAPTPSSGDKVDDVEEDSVVMTPASKCEVNSVSKPSGTAPDYTNQTRRRRKAKKPKRPAVDRDAVIPKRRSAPQTWADAFVDGTAICAIIVSGVLAYWTYW, encoded by the exons atgggtCACAAAGCATCCTGCGAGAAAGCGAACGTGGTTGTTAGCCTGCGAGAAGGCCTGTGCAGGCCGGACACCTTGAGGGTGTCTTACAGGAGCGGCGGCTCCCTCAGGAGGCAGCGGGAGATTGCCTCCTTTACCTTCCCCGGGACCGGCTGGTGGTGCGCCGAGGGGATAGCGGCGTGTGAGGCCGAGGGCGGCCTGAGCATGCCTTTGGCCACACTCAAGCAAAAGGACGGCAACAGGACCGTCCACCTGCGCTGCGACTCCAGCAGGGGGACCCTGATAAAGGGATCGATGACTTTGGGCAGATTCCTTGATAACCTCAACTTCCTGCACTTTTCGTTGTACTGTGACGCCGGAGACTCAAGCGCCGCCTACACGAGCATGCGGTGCAACGGGCAGCGCTGCGTTGAGGCCGCGCGGCCCCCAATGAATCACCAGCCAAATAGCGTGAAAGAAGCCAGTGACCCCACCAAAGCCTCAACCACCCAGGCAGGTGATGGCAGCGCCATCACCAAGGCCTCATCAACCCAGGCAGGTGATGGCAGCGCCATCACCAAAGCCTCAACTGCCCAGGCAGGTGATGGCAGCGCCATCACCAAAGCCTCAACTACCCAGGCAGGTGATGGCAGCGCCATCACCAAGGCCTCATCAACCCAGGCAGGTGATGGCAGCGCCATCACCAAGGCCTCATCAACCCAGGCAGGTGATGGCAGCGCCATCACCAAGGCCTCATCAACCCAGGCAGGTGATGGCAGCGCCATCACCAAGGCCTCATCAACCCAGGCAG GTGATGGCAGCGCCATCACCAAGGCCTCATCAACCCAGGCAGGTGATGGCAGCGCCATCACCAAGGCCTCATCAATACAGGCAG GTGATGGCAGCGCCATCACCAAGGCCTCATCAATACAGGCAG GTGATGTCACCGCCATCACCAAGGCCTCATCAACCCAGGCAGGTGATGTCACCGCCATCACCAAAGCCTCAACCACCCAGGCAGGTGATGGCAGCGCCCCAACCCCTTCCTCAGGTGACAAGGTCGATGATGTGGAGGAAGACAGTGTGGTGATGACCCCGGCCTCGAAATGTGAGGTCAATTCTGTGAGCAAACCCAGCGGCACGGCCCCGGACTACACCAACCAGACTCGACGCCGCCGGAAGGCCAAGAAGCCCAAACGACCTGCCGTGGATAGGGACGCCGTGATTCCCAAGAGACGCAGCGCGCCGCAAACATGGGCGGACGCATTTGTGGACGGCACGGCGATCTGTGCCATCATCGTGTCCGGCGTCCTGGCGTACTGGACGTACTGGTGA
- the LOC126985067 gene encoding putative protein TPRXL isoform X16, with product MGHKASCEKANVVVSLREGLCRPDTLRVSYRSGGSLRRQREIASFTFPGTGWWCAEGIAACEAEGGLSMPLATLKQKDGNRTVHLRCDSSRGTLIKGSMTLGRFLDNLNFLHFSLYCDAGDSSAAYTSMRCNGQRCVEAARPPMNHQPNSVKEASDPTKASTTQAGDGSAITKASSTQAGDGSAITKASTAQAGDGSAITKASTTQAGDGSAITKASSTQAGDGSAITKASSTQAGDGSAITKASSTQAGDGSAITKASSTQAGDGSAITKASSIQAGDVTAITKASSTQAGDVTAITKASSTQAGDVTAITKASTTQAGDGSAPTPSSGDKVDDVEEDSVVMTPASKCEVNSVSKPSGTAPDYTNQTRRRRKAKKPKRPAVDRDAVIPKRRSAPQTWADAFVDGTAICAIIVSGVLAYWTYW from the exons atgggtCACAAAGCATCCTGCGAGAAAGCGAACGTGGTTGTTAGCCTGCGAGAAGGCCTGTGCAGGCCGGACACCTTGAGGGTGTCTTACAGGAGCGGCGGCTCCCTCAGGAGGCAGCGGGAGATTGCCTCCTTTACCTTCCCCGGGACCGGCTGGTGGTGCGCCGAGGGGATAGCGGCGTGTGAGGCCGAGGGCGGCCTGAGCATGCCTTTGGCCACACTCAAGCAAAAGGACGGCAACAGGACCGTCCACCTGCGCTGCGACTCCAGCAGGGGGACCCTGATAAAGGGATCGATGACTTTGGGCAGATTCCTTGATAACCTCAACTTCCTGCACTTTTCGTTGTACTGTGACGCCGGAGACTCAAGCGCCGCCTACACGAGCATGCGGTGCAACGGGCAGCGCTGCGTTGAGGCCGCGCGGCCCCCAATGAATCACCAGCCAAATAGCGTGAAAGAAGCCAGTGACCCCACCAAAGCCTCAACCACCCAGGCAGGTGATGGCAGCGCCATCACCAAGGCCTCATCAACCCAGGCAGGTGATGGCAGCGCCATCACCAAAGCCTCAACTGCCCAGGCAGGTGATGGCAGCGCCATCACCAAAGCCTCAACTACCCAGGCAGGTGATGGCAGCGCCATCACCAAGGCCTCATCAACCCAGGCAGGTGATGGCAGCGCCATCACCAAGGCCTCATCAACCCAGGCAGGTGATGGCAGCGCCATCACCAAGGCCTCATCAACCCAGGCAGGTGATGGCAGCGCCATCACCAAGGCCTCATCAACCCAGGCAG GTGATGGCAGCGCCATCACCAAGGCCTCATCAATACAGGCAG GTGATGTCACCGCCATCACCAAGGCCTCATCAACCCAGGCAGGTGATGTCACCGCCATCACCAAGGCCTCATCAACCCAGGCAGGTGATGTCACCGCCATCACCAAAGCCTCAACCACCCAGGCAGGTGATGGCAGCGCCCCAACCCCTTCCTCAGGTGACAAGGTCGATGATGTGGAGGAAGACAGTGTGGTGATGACCCCGGCCTCGAAATGTGAGGTCAATTCTGTGAGCAAACCCAGCGGCACGGCCCCGGACTACACCAACCAGACTCGACGCCGCCGGAAGGCCAAGAAGCCCAAACGACCTGCCGTGGATAGGGACGCCGTGATTCCCAAGAGACGCAGCGCGCCGCAAACATGGGCGGACGCATTTGTGGACGGCACGGCGATCTGTGCCATCATCGTGTCCGGCGTCCTGGCGTACTGGACGTACTGGTGA
- the LOC126985067 gene encoding uncharacterized protein LOC126985067 isoform X9: MGHKASCEKANVVVSLREGLCRPDTLRVSYRSGGSLRRQREIASFTFPGTGWWCAEGIAACEAEGGLSMPLATLKQKDGNRTVHLRCDSSRGTLIKGSMTLGRFLDNLNFLHFSLYCDAGDSSAAYTSMRCNGQRCVEAARPPMNHQPNSVKEASDPTKASTTQAGDGSAITKASSTQAGDGSAITKASTAQAGDGSAITKASTTQAGDGSAITKASSTQAGDGSAITKASSTQAGDGSAITKASSTQAGDGSAITKASSTQAGDGSAITKASSTQAGDGSAITKASSTQAGDVTAITKASSTQAGDVTAITKASSTQAGDVTAITKASTTQAGDGSAPTPSSGDKVDDVEEDSVVMTPASKCEVNSVSKPSGTAPDYTNQTRRRRKAKKPKRPAVDRDAVIPKRRSAPQTWADAFVDGTAICAIIVSGVLAYWTYW; this comes from the exons atgggtCACAAAGCATCCTGCGAGAAAGCGAACGTGGTTGTTAGCCTGCGAGAAGGCCTGTGCAGGCCGGACACCTTGAGGGTGTCTTACAGGAGCGGCGGCTCCCTCAGGAGGCAGCGGGAGATTGCCTCCTTTACCTTCCCCGGGACCGGCTGGTGGTGCGCCGAGGGGATAGCGGCGTGTGAGGCCGAGGGCGGCCTGAGCATGCCTTTGGCCACACTCAAGCAAAAGGACGGCAACAGGACCGTCCACCTGCGCTGCGACTCCAGCAGGGGGACCCTGATAAAGGGATCGATGACTTTGGGCAGATTCCTTGATAACCTCAACTTCCTGCACTTTTCGTTGTACTGTGACGCCGGAGACTCAAGCGCCGCCTACACGAGCATGCGGTGCAACGGGCAGCGCTGCGTTGAGGCCGCGCGGCCCCCAATGAATCACCAGCCAAATAGCGTGAAAGAAGCCAGTGACCCCACCAAAGCCTCAACCACCCAGGCAGGTGATGGCAGCGCCATCACCAAGGCCTCATCAACCCAGGCAGGTGATGGCAGCGCCATCACCAAAGCCTCAACTGCCCAGGCAGGTGATGGCAGCGCCATCACCAAAGCCTCAACTACCCAGGCAGGTGATGGCAGCGCCATCACCAAGGCCTCATCAACCCAGGCAGGTGATGGCAGCGCCATCACCAAGGCCTCATCAACCCAGGCAGGTGATGGCAGCGCCATCACCAAGGCCTCATCAACCCAGGCAGGTGATGGCAGCGCCATCACCAAGGCCTCATCAACCCAGGCAG GTGATGGCAGCGCCATCACCAAGGCCTCATCAACCCAGGCAG GTGATGGCAGCGCCATCACCAAGGCCTCATCAACCCAGGCAGGTGATGTCACCGCCATCACCAAGGCCTCATCAACCCAGGCAGGTGATGTCACCGCCATCACCAAGGCCTCATCAACCCAGGCAGGTGATGTCACCGCCATCACCAAAGCCTCAACCACCCAGGCAGGTGATGGCAGCGCCCCAACCCCTTCCTCAGGTGACAAGGTCGATGATGTGGAGGAAGACAGTGTGGTGATGACCCCGGCCTCGAAATGTGAGGTCAATTCTGTGAGCAAACCCAGCGGCACGGCCCCGGACTACACCAACCAGACTCGACGCCGCCGGAAGGCCAAGAAGCCCAAACGACCTGCCGTGGATAGGGACGCCGTGATTCCCAAGAGACGCAGCGCGCCGCAAACATGGGCGGACGCATTTGTGGACGGCACGGCGATCTGTGCCATCATCGTGTCCGGCGTCCTGGCGTACTGGACGTACTGGTGA
- the LOC126985067 gene encoding uncharacterized protein LOC126985067 isoform X4, which produces MGHKASCEKANVVVSLREGLCRPDTLRVSYRSGGSLRRQREIASFTFPGTGWWCAEGIAACEAEGGLSMPLATLKQKDGNRTVHLRCDSSRGTLIKGSMTLGRFLDNLNFLHFSLYCDAGDSSAAYTSMRCNGQRCVEAARPPMNHQPNSVKEASDPTKASTTQAGDGSAITKASSTQAGDGSAITKASTAQAGDGSAITKASTTQAGDGSAITKASSTQAGDGSAITKASSTQAGDGSAITKASSTQAGDGSAITKASSTQAGDGSAITKASSTQAGDGSAITKASSIQAGDGSAITKASSIQAGDVTAITKASSTQAGDVTAITKASSTQAGDVTAITKASTTQAGDGSAPTPSSGDKVDDVEEDSVVMTPASKCEVNSVSKPSGTAPDYTNQTRRRRKAKKPKRPAVDRDAVIPKRRSAPQTWADAFVDGTAICAIIVSGVLAYWTYW; this is translated from the exons atgggtCACAAAGCATCCTGCGAGAAAGCGAACGTGGTTGTTAGCCTGCGAGAAGGCCTGTGCAGGCCGGACACCTTGAGGGTGTCTTACAGGAGCGGCGGCTCCCTCAGGAGGCAGCGGGAGATTGCCTCCTTTACCTTCCCCGGGACCGGCTGGTGGTGCGCCGAGGGGATAGCGGCGTGTGAGGCCGAGGGCGGCCTGAGCATGCCTTTGGCCACACTCAAGCAAAAGGACGGCAACAGGACCGTCCACCTGCGCTGCGACTCCAGCAGGGGGACCCTGATAAAGGGATCGATGACTTTGGGCAGATTCCTTGATAACCTCAACTTCCTGCACTTTTCGTTGTACTGTGACGCCGGAGACTCAAGCGCCGCCTACACGAGCATGCGGTGCAACGGGCAGCGCTGCGTTGAGGCCGCGCGGCCCCCAATGAATCACCAGCCAAATAGCGTGAAAGAAGCCAGTGACCCCACCAAAGCCTCAACCACCCAGGCAGGTGATGGCAGCGCCATCACCAAGGCCTCATCAACCCAGGCAGGTGATGGCAGCGCCATCACCAAAGCCTCAACTGCCCAGGCAGGTGATGGCAGCGCCATCACCAAAGCCTCAACTACCCAGGCAGGTGATGGCAGCGCCATCACCAAGGCCTCATCAACCCAGGCAGGTGATGGCAGCGCCATCACCAAGGCCTCATCAACCCAGGCAGGTGATGGCAGCGCCATCACCAAGGCCTCATCAACCCAGGCAGGTGATGGCAGCGCCATCACCAAGGCCTCATCAACCCAGGCAG GTGATGGCAGCGCCATCACCAAGGCCTCATCAACCCAGGCAGGTGATGGCAGCGCCATCACCAAGGCCTCATCAATACAGGCAG GTGATGGCAGCGCCATCACCAAGGCCTCATCAATACAGGCAG GTGATGTCACCGCCATCACCAAGGCCTCATCAACCCAGGCAGGTGATGTCACCGCCATCACCAAGGCCTCATCAACCCAGGCAGGTGATGTCACCGCCATCACCAAAGCCTCAACCACCCAGGCAGGTGATGGCAGCGCCCCAACCCCTTCCTCAGGTGACAAGGTCGATGATGTGGAGGAAGACAGTGTGGTGATGACCCCGGCCTCGAAATGTGAGGTCAATTCTGTGAGCAAACCCAGCGGCACGGCCCCGGACTACACCAACCAGACTCGACGCCGCCGGAAGGCCAAGAAGCCCAAACGACCTGCCGTGGATAGGGACGCCGTGATTCCCAAGAGACGCAGCGCGCCGCAAACATGGGCGGACGCATTTGTGGACGGCACGGCGATCTGTGCCATCATCGTGTCCGGCGTCCTGGCGTACTGGACGTACTGGTGA